One window of the Sphaerochaeta associata genome contains the following:
- the truA gene encoding tRNA pseudouridine(38-40) synthase TruA, translating to MARSDWKRPDLEPLASNLRRIRMTVSYHGSHYSGWQKQSNAKAVAEIIEEKVKEMIDEDVLVVGSGRTDSGVHALGQVCHMDIANTRVKAEKFAPALNRLLPADIRILDSSEVDGTFHARFTTMARMYRYYYKRECDMTAFDEQLVAKVKQFPDLGLLNSYAHLLQGTHDFTTFTASGDICPSRYRDIYESYWRMETDRFGNELLTYTICGNAFLYKMVRSLVGSMMEFAHKQVSADEFAGILASLDRSRAGRTASACGLYLYRISYDPAEYAWFEGEGDE from the coding sequence ATGGCTCGCTCTGATTGGAAACGACCGGACTTGGAGCCGCTGGCCTCAAATCTGAGAAGAATCCGTATGACAGTCTCCTACCATGGCAGCCATTACAGCGGCTGGCAAAAACAATCCAATGCAAAGGCAGTGGCCGAAATCATCGAGGAAAAGGTCAAGGAGATGATCGACGAGGATGTGCTGGTGGTCGGCAGCGGCAGGACCGACAGCGGGGTGCATGCGCTTGGGCAAGTTTGCCATATGGACATTGCCAATACCAGGGTGAAAGCAGAGAAGTTCGCCCCCGCCCTCAACCGTCTGCTTCCCGCCGATATCAGAATCCTCGACTCAAGCGAGGTCGATGGGACCTTTCATGCCCGCTTCACCACCATGGCGCGGATGTATCGCTACTACTACAAACGTGAATGCGATATGACAGCCTTCGATGAGCAGCTGGTTGCAAAGGTAAAGCAGTTCCCCGACCTTGGATTGTTGAACTCCTATGCCCATCTGTTGCAGGGGACGCATGACTTTACCACCTTTACGGCAAGCGGGGATATCTGCCCTTCCCGGTATCGGGATATCTATGAATCGTATTGGAGGATGGAGACCGACCGTTTCGGCAACGAGTTGTTGACCTACACCATCTGCGGCAATGCTTTTCTGTATAAGATGGTCCGTTCACTGGTAGGCTCGATGATGGAGTTCGCCCACAAGCAGGTGAGTGCAGATGAGTTTGCCGGTATCCTTGCGTCTTTGGATCGGAGCCGCGCCGGCCGCACAGCCAGCGCCTGCGGTCTGTATTTGTACCGGATAAGCTATGACCCGGCGGAGTATGCGTGGTTCGAGGGGGAAGGCGATGAGTGA
- the acpS gene encoding holo-ACP synthase has product MIEGIGVDVVNIERIGKLSDAVKQRLFHPQELKEASSLAGGVQSEFLAGRFAAKEAVGKALGTGLKGISLQEIWVEKQADGSPRLCFSGRAKALMGTRTAMLSISHDQPVAVAMVVLQGGGDGSL; this is encoded by the coding sequence ATGATTGAAGGTATCGGCGTCGACGTAGTGAATATAGAGCGGATCGGTAAACTCTCAGATGCAGTAAAACAGCGTTTGTTTCACCCGCAGGAGCTCAAGGAAGCCTCCTCCTTGGCCGGTGGTGTTCAAAGTGAGTTCCTTGCCGGTCGCTTTGCGGCCAAGGAAGCCGTGGGCAAGGCCTTGGGTACGGGGCTGAAAGGCATAAGCCTGCAGGAAATTTGGGTGGAGAAACAAGCTGACGGCAGCCCAAGACTCTGTTTTTCAGGGAGAGCGAAGGCATTGATGGGAACTCGAACCGCCATGCTCTCGATCAGCCACGATCAACCGGTTGCCGTGGCGATGGTCGTACTCCAAGGAGGCGGCGATGGCTCGCTCTGA
- a CDS encoding CdaR family protein has translation MTKLNKHLQAFLYNWPAKVLSLVFALLVYAFIQYSTLGARVVTLPLSVTLPSNYEAQSLVPSSVEVSIRGNEDIIYLINPNSIQASVDFSAVNKEGIATAPVILVFDEQLFDSAEIALEASPTQYRILFTAGSGT, from the coding sequence GTGACGAAGCTGAATAAACACCTGCAGGCATTCCTCTATAACTGGCCGGCCAAGGTTCTCTCCTTGGTGTTCGCCCTGTTGGTATACGCCTTCATCCAGTATTCGACCTTGGGGGCGAGGGTGGTAACCCTCCCTTTGAGCGTTACCCTTCCTTCCAACTATGAAGCGCAGAGTCTGGTGCCCTCCTCTGTAGAGGTTTCCATTCGAGGCAATGAGGACATCATCTACCTGATCAACCCCAATTCCATCCAAGCGAGCGTGGACTTCTCTGCTGTGAACAAGGAGGGGATTGCCACCGCTCCAGTGATATTGGTCTTTGATGAACAACTCTTTGATAGTGCAGAAATTGCCTTGGAGGCAAGTCCCACCCAATATCGGATTCTCTTCACAGCGGGGAGCGGAACCTGA